One Myripristis murdjan chromosome 18, fMyrMur1.1, whole genome shotgun sequence DNA window includes the following coding sequences:
- the rela gene encoding transcription factor p65 isoform X1, producing the protein MDALFGWGQPPLNQGNPFIEIIEQPKQRGMRFRYKCEGRSAGSIPGEKTNDNTKTYPSIKVHNYSGPMRVRISLVTKNAPHKPHPHELVGKDCKHGYYEADLQERRIHSFQNLGIQCVKKKDVNEAITCRLQTHNNPFNIPEAKVWEEEFDLNSVRLCFQASITLPTGELCALEPVVSQPIYDNRAPNTAELKICRVNRNSGSCKGGDEIFLLCDKVQKEDIEVHFFQDSWEGKGTFSQADVHRQVAIVFRTPPYRDTNLTEPVKVKMQLRRPSDREVSEPMDFQFLPSDPDEYRLMEKRKRTGDMFQSLKLGTMLPGVSIPTERRPMNTARRTVTAKPVSMNIQSAGAPPVMPPTGGRVKPYPYVQPGQLFSVQPKVEASPSVPTTTASQTWKFMESLTLDPQPKVSSSATINQDLSTVNLSDLHDFFPPFSSAVAQGPAASQGSTASTQPSSSFTLPPTQFRSDPPMVDDDIPEFPSFSEAQATGNLDSLNMDEFEDLLNQRLLSEGGNGASMLAQAPAGSSTTAQNNAVLQNTLDPASNPGSTWMNYPNSIVSLLANESMIDSSPTNAVSRTPMDDFDEFLSGDDDRLISILNSGQQAGFVSGHPT; encoded by the exons ATGGATG CACTGTTTGGATGGGGCCAGCCCCCCCTAAACCAAG GTAATCCTTTCATAGAAATCATTGAGCAGCCAAAGCAGAGGGGGATGAGGTTTAGGTACAAGTGTGAGGGACGCTCGGCCGGCAGCATCCCTGGAGAGAAGACCAACGACAACACCAAGACGTACCCCTCCATCAAG GTGCACAACTACAGCGGCCCCATGCGTGTTCGCATCTCGTTGGTGACCAAGAATGCGCCACACAAGCCTCACCCCCACGAGCTGGTTGGGAAAGACTGCAAACATGGCTACTATGAGGCCGACCTGCAGGAGAGACGCATACACAG TTTTCAAAACCTGGGCATTCAATGTGTGAAGAAAAAGGATGTGAATGAAGCTATCACTTGTAGGCTACAGACACACAACAACCCCTTTAACA TTCCTGAGGCCAAGGTGTGGGAGGAAGAGTTTGACCTGAATTCAGTCCGGCTTTGCTTCCAGGCCTCCATCACCCTGCCAACAGGGGAGCTGTGTGCCCTGGAACCAGTGGTGTCCCAGCCCATCTATGATAACA GAGCCCCAAACACAGCTGAACTGAAGATCTGCCGAGTCAACCGCAATTCTGGAAGTTGCAAAGGAGGAGATGAAATCTTCCTGCTCTGCGACAAAGTGCAAAAAG AAGACATCGAGGTGCATTTCTTCCAGGACTCCTGGGAGGGAAAGGGCACTTTTTCCCAAGCTGACGTTCATCGGCAGGTGGCCATTGTGTTTCGCACACCGCCGTACCGTGACACCAACCTTACCGAGCCTGTTAAAGTGAAGATGCAGCTCCGCAGACCCTCCGACCGAGAGGTCAGCGAGCCAATGGACTTCCAGTTCCTGCCCTCTGACCCAG ATGAATACAGACTGATGGAGAAGAGGAAGCGCACAGGAGACATGTTCCAGAGCCTGAAGCTGGGAACTATGCTGCCTGGCG TTTCTATTCCAACAGAGAGACGGCCCATGAACACCGCAAGGAGAACGGTCACAGCCAAGCCTGTATCAATGAATATCCAATCTG CAGGCGCACCTCCAGTCATGCCCCCTACTGGTGGTAGAGTGAAGCCTTACCCTTACGTCCAGCCAGGCCAACTCTTCTCAGTCCAGCCCAAGGTAGAAGCCTCGCCCTCGGTTCCCACCACGACAGCAAGCCAAACATGGAAGTTCATGGAGAGCCTGACACTGGACCCCCAGCCGAAAGTCTCCTCTTCCGCCACCATCAACCAGGACCTGTCTACAGTCAACCTCTCAGACCTTCATGActtcttccctcccttctcctcagCAGTTGCCCAGGGGCCAGCAGCTTCTCAGGGGAGCACGGCCTCCACACAGCCCAGCTCTTCCTTCACCCTCCCACCCACACAGTTCAGGTCGGACCCCCCAATGGTGGATGACGATATCCCGGAGTTCCCTAGCTTTTCTGAGGCCCAGGCCACAGGCAACCTGGACAGTCTCAACATGGATGAGTTTGAGGACCTGCTCAACCAGCGGCTCTTGAGCGAGGGTGGAAACGGTGCCTCGATGCTGGCTCAAGCTCCAGCTGGCTCCTCTACCACTGCTCAGAACAATGCAGTATTGCAGAACACTCTTGACCCAGCCAGCAACCCAGGAAGTACCTGGATGAATTACCCCAACAGCATTGTCAGCCTGCTGGCGAACGAGAGCATGATTGACAGTTCACCCACCAATGCCGTCTCACGCACTCCCATGGATGACTTTGATGAGTTTCTGTCAGGAGATGATGATCGTCTTATTTCCATTTTGAATAGCGGACAACAAGCTGGTTTTGTGTCGGGACACCCAACTTAA
- the rela gene encoding transcription factor p65 isoform X2, which produces MDALFGWGQPPLNQGNPFIEIIEQPKQRGMRFRYKCEGRSAGSIPGEKTNDNTKTYPSIKVHNYSGPMRVRISLVTKNAPHKPHPHELVGKDCKHGYYEADLQERRIHSFQNLGIQCVKKKDVNEAITCRLQTHNNPFNIPEAKVWEEEFDLNSVRLCFQASITLPTGELCALEPVVSQPIYDNRAPNTAELKICRVNRNSGSCKGGDEIFLLCDKVQKEDIEVHFFQDSWEGKGTFSQADVHRQVAIVFRTPPYRDTNLTEPVKVKMQLRRPSDREVSEPMDFQFLPSDPDEYRLMEKRKRTGDMFQSLKLGTMLPGVSIPTERRPMNTARRTVTAKPVSMNIQSGAPPVMPPTGGRVKPYPYVQPGQLFSVQPKVEASPSVPTTTASQTWKFMESLTLDPQPKVSSSATINQDLSTVNLSDLHDFFPPFSSAVAQGPAASQGSTASTQPSSSFTLPPTQFRSDPPMVDDDIPEFPSFSEAQATGNLDSLNMDEFEDLLNQRLLSEGGNGASMLAQAPAGSSTTAQNNAVLQNTLDPASNPGSTWMNYPNSIVSLLANESMIDSSPTNAVSRTPMDDFDEFLSGDDDRLISILNSGQQAGFVSGHPT; this is translated from the exons ATGGATG CACTGTTTGGATGGGGCCAGCCCCCCCTAAACCAAG GTAATCCTTTCATAGAAATCATTGAGCAGCCAAAGCAGAGGGGGATGAGGTTTAGGTACAAGTGTGAGGGACGCTCGGCCGGCAGCATCCCTGGAGAGAAGACCAACGACAACACCAAGACGTACCCCTCCATCAAG GTGCACAACTACAGCGGCCCCATGCGTGTTCGCATCTCGTTGGTGACCAAGAATGCGCCACACAAGCCTCACCCCCACGAGCTGGTTGGGAAAGACTGCAAACATGGCTACTATGAGGCCGACCTGCAGGAGAGACGCATACACAG TTTTCAAAACCTGGGCATTCAATGTGTGAAGAAAAAGGATGTGAATGAAGCTATCACTTGTAGGCTACAGACACACAACAACCCCTTTAACA TTCCTGAGGCCAAGGTGTGGGAGGAAGAGTTTGACCTGAATTCAGTCCGGCTTTGCTTCCAGGCCTCCATCACCCTGCCAACAGGGGAGCTGTGTGCCCTGGAACCAGTGGTGTCCCAGCCCATCTATGATAACA GAGCCCCAAACACAGCTGAACTGAAGATCTGCCGAGTCAACCGCAATTCTGGAAGTTGCAAAGGAGGAGATGAAATCTTCCTGCTCTGCGACAAAGTGCAAAAAG AAGACATCGAGGTGCATTTCTTCCAGGACTCCTGGGAGGGAAAGGGCACTTTTTCCCAAGCTGACGTTCATCGGCAGGTGGCCATTGTGTTTCGCACACCGCCGTACCGTGACACCAACCTTACCGAGCCTGTTAAAGTGAAGATGCAGCTCCGCAGACCCTCCGACCGAGAGGTCAGCGAGCCAATGGACTTCCAGTTCCTGCCCTCTGACCCAG ATGAATACAGACTGATGGAGAAGAGGAAGCGCACAGGAGACATGTTCCAGAGCCTGAAGCTGGGAACTATGCTGCCTGGCG TTTCTATTCCAACAGAGAGACGGCCCATGAACACCGCAAGGAGAACGGTCACAGCCAAGCCTGTATCAATGAATATCCAATCTG GCGCACCTCCAGTCATGCCCCCTACTGGTGGTAGAGTGAAGCCTTACCCTTACGTCCAGCCAGGCCAACTCTTCTCAGTCCAGCCCAAGGTAGAAGCCTCGCCCTCGGTTCCCACCACGACAGCAAGCCAAACATGGAAGTTCATGGAGAGCCTGACACTGGACCCCCAGCCGAAAGTCTCCTCTTCCGCCACCATCAACCAGGACCTGTCTACAGTCAACCTCTCAGACCTTCATGActtcttccctcccttctcctcagCAGTTGCCCAGGGGCCAGCAGCTTCTCAGGGGAGCACGGCCTCCACACAGCCCAGCTCTTCCTTCACCCTCCCACCCACACAGTTCAGGTCGGACCCCCCAATGGTGGATGACGATATCCCGGAGTTCCCTAGCTTTTCTGAGGCCCAGGCCACAGGCAACCTGGACAGTCTCAACATGGATGAGTTTGAGGACCTGCTCAACCAGCGGCTCTTGAGCGAGGGTGGAAACGGTGCCTCGATGCTGGCTCAAGCTCCAGCTGGCTCCTCTACCACTGCTCAGAACAATGCAGTATTGCAGAACACTCTTGACCCAGCCAGCAACCCAGGAAGTACCTGGATGAATTACCCCAACAGCATTGTCAGCCTGCTGGCGAACGAGAGCATGATTGACAGTTCACCCACCAATGCCGTCTCACGCACTCCCATGGATGACTTTGATGAGTTTCTGTCAGGAGATGATGATCGTCTTATTTCCATTTTGAATAGCGGACAACAAGCTGGTTTTGTGTCGGGACACCCAACTTAA
- the c18h11orf68 gene encoding UPF0696 protein C11orf68 homolog isoform X1 yields the protein MCNETGKPCAGFRQHPHTDCTMEEEELPLEGEMENPDSFTAEVYAAEAMAADMDPWIVFDSRRTPRAEFDAWLESNRPSQISRYGDEEGGKGPVGWIAVLGPNHCPSGGDVVGLQESWERLLASGRPVNFQTVKEMALNHGVLSGKWLMHLDSGFKLDHAWECVARAALEGKISTVKVSPYDPKSEGKQVICAYNQNFTDESEVMRLDSVIRATGVKCPLSYKPDVYTYLGIYRNNRWKLCPTIYESKFDLECVPRRSHIINKVTNLEVT from the exons ATGTGTAATGAGACAG GAAAACCCTGTGCAGGATTCCGACAGCACCCTCATACTGACTGCaccatggaggaggaagagctgcCTTTGGAGGGGGAGATGGAAAACCCCGACAGCTTCACTGCTGAGGTGTATGCTGCCGAGGCCATGGCTGCAGACATGGACCCTTGGATTGTATTTGACTCCAGAAGAACTCCCAGAGCGGAGTTTGACGCCTGGCTGGAAAGTAACAGGCCTTCACAAATATCCCGGTATGGTGATGAGGAGGGCGGGAAAGGTCCTGTGGGGTGGATTGCCGTGCTGGGCCCCAATCACTGCCCTAGTGGCGGGGACGTTGTCGGCCTCCAAGAGAGCTGGGAGCGACTGTTGGCCAGTGGCCGGCCTGTGAACTTCCAGACGGTGAAGGAGATGGCCTTGAACCATGGGGTGCTGTCAGGGAAGTGGCTGATGCACTTAGACTCTGGTTTCAAGTTGGATCACGCCTGGGAGTGTGTGGCCAGAGCTGCCTTGGAAGGCAAGATCTCCACGGTAAAAGTGAGCCCTTATGACCCAAAGTCAGAGGGCAAGCAGGTCATTTGTGCCTATAACCAGAACTTCACTGATGAGAGCGAGGTTATGAGGCTAGACTCGGTCATTCGTGCCACAGGGGTCAAGTGCCCTCTTTCTTACAAGCCGGATGTGTACACATACCTGGGAATCTACCGGAACAACCGCTGGAAGCTCTGCCCGACCATATATGAGAGCAAATTTGACCTTGAGTGTGTACCCAGGCGGTCCCACATTATCAACAAAGTCACCAATCTTGAAGTCACGTAG
- the c18h11orf68 gene encoding UPF0696 protein C11orf68 homolog isoform X2: MEEEELPLEGEMENPDSFTAEVYAAEAMAADMDPWIVFDSRRTPRAEFDAWLESNRPSQISRYGDEEGGKGPVGWIAVLGPNHCPSGGDVVGLQESWERLLASGRPVNFQTVKEMALNHGVLSGKWLMHLDSGFKLDHAWECVARAALEGKISTVKVSPYDPKSEGKQVICAYNQNFTDESEVMRLDSVIRATGVKCPLSYKPDVYTYLGIYRNNRWKLCPTIYESKFDLECVPRRSHIINKVTNLEVT, encoded by the coding sequence atggaggaggaagagctgcCTTTGGAGGGGGAGATGGAAAACCCCGACAGCTTCACTGCTGAGGTGTATGCTGCCGAGGCCATGGCTGCAGACATGGACCCTTGGATTGTATTTGACTCCAGAAGAACTCCCAGAGCGGAGTTTGACGCCTGGCTGGAAAGTAACAGGCCTTCACAAATATCCCGGTATGGTGATGAGGAGGGCGGGAAAGGTCCTGTGGGGTGGATTGCCGTGCTGGGCCCCAATCACTGCCCTAGTGGCGGGGACGTTGTCGGCCTCCAAGAGAGCTGGGAGCGACTGTTGGCCAGTGGCCGGCCTGTGAACTTCCAGACGGTGAAGGAGATGGCCTTGAACCATGGGGTGCTGTCAGGGAAGTGGCTGATGCACTTAGACTCTGGTTTCAAGTTGGATCACGCCTGGGAGTGTGTGGCCAGAGCTGCCTTGGAAGGCAAGATCTCCACGGTAAAAGTGAGCCCTTATGACCCAAAGTCAGAGGGCAAGCAGGTCATTTGTGCCTATAACCAGAACTTCACTGATGAGAGCGAGGTTATGAGGCTAGACTCGGTCATTCGTGCCACAGGGGTCAAGTGCCCTCTTTCTTACAAGCCGGATGTGTACACATACCTGGGAATCTACCGGAACAACCGCTGGAAGCTCTGCCCGACCATATATGAGAGCAAATTTGACCTTGAGTGTGTACCCAGGCGGTCCCACATTATCAACAAAGTCACCAATCTTGAAGTCACGTAG
- the drap1 gene encoding dr1-associated corepressor, whose translation MPSKKKKYNARFPPARIKKIMQTDEEIGKVAAAVPVIISRALELFLESLLTKACQVTQSRNAKTMTTSHLKQCIELEQQFDFLKDLVASVPDMQGEGEENHTEGAGDKVPRRGRKPGSGRKNGGASSKGKDKKLSGTESEQEDDSEDSETDGEEEDGSQSSTTLQPVSKFQSSDMPPQYLHMGNMVSMGSMVPAQPPGGMAFAPHPSMMSATPPPPAPAPHKNEEDDDEDYDS comes from the exons ATGCccagcaaaaagaagaaatacaaCGCCAGGTTCCCTCCG GCGAGGATTAAGAAGATTATGCAGACTGATGAAGAAATAGGCAAAGTGGCTGCAGCAGTACCTGTTATTATTT CGAGAGCCCTGGAGCTTTTTTTGGAATCGCTGCTCACAAAAGCATGTCAAGTTACGCAGTCTAGGAACGCAAAGACAATGACAACGTCACATCT aAAGCAGTGTATTGAGCTGGAGCAACAGTTTGACTTCCTGAAAGACCTGGTGGCATCAGTGCCAGACATGCAGGGCGAGGGCGAAGAGAACCACACAGAGGGGGCAGGAGACAAAGTCCCACGCAG AGGCCGAAAACCAGGGTCTGGTCGCAAGAATGGAGGAGCCAGCTCCAAAGGCAAGGACAAGAAGCTGTCAGGCACCGAGTCCGAGCAAGAG GATGACTCTGAAGACAGCGAGACAGACGGGGAAGAGGAGGACGGCTCTCAGTCAAGCACAACTCTGCAGCCTGTGTCCAAGTTTCAAAG ctcagacATGCCCCCCCAGTACTTGCACATGGGCAACATGGTCTCTATGGGCAGCATGGTGCCTGCACAGCCCCCAGGTGGCATGGCCTTTGCCCCTCACCCCTCCATGATGAGTGCCACGCCACCGCCCCCCGCCCCTGCACCACACAAAAATGAGGAGGACGACGATGAAGACTATGACTCTTag